One genomic region from Biomphalaria glabrata chromosome 7, xgBioGlab47.1, whole genome shotgun sequence encodes:
- the LOC106062746 gene encoding lysosome membrane protein 2-like: MCKKKIKICMVSFILLAAIAGSMVPLIDYSYPVNQAIKKLLVLAEYSMTYDLWKDIPLPIFLQFYIFNVENPEEVMNGSKPILTQTGPYTYRERRLKVNITWNQNGTISYRQIRKYTFDPEMSAGNETDLITTINPVVALIAQKMKWMPSDIKKYFSNLLNVTNEEMFMTRPVKELLWGYDDPALIRIKFLRRFFLDKTFIGYYTQRNYSDDGVYTIYTGATDIQLLGLITRYNGQSALDIWSTPWANMINGTDGLWSPPANPNKQEVSMFNSDICRSERFYYTKKVTICQNINLRRFEYKKFDFLNAVHNRDNLGFCVPQTHCLPSGLLNVTNCPRSGNGFSMPVIESLPHFLYATPKTIDSVVGLNPNEAEHTSYVDIEPWTGFFLQTSKKLQINIFTEQVSDFKQTDGIKTSYFPIFWLNEKTAINEIHAGMLTESLFTPIEKAEKLKEKLLMIKYLLMSLSSFLILLTVAVWVLDSFICHHGKKDNIHHEDPSTPCLKTSSITYNKVKVLSDGYQRLTT; this comes from the exons ATGTGCAAGAAGAAGATAAAGATTTGTATGGTCTCATTCATACTGCTTGCTGCTATTGCGGGATCAATGGTCCCATTGATAGACTACAGTTACCCTGTAAATCAAGCTATTAAGAAG TTACTGGTGCTAGCCGAATACAGTATGACATATGATTTGTGGAAAGATATCCCATTGCCTATATTCCTCCAGTTCTACATCTTCAATGTGGAGAATCCTGAGGAAGTGATGAATGGATCAAAACCTATTCTAACACAGACTGGTCCTTACACTTACAG AGAGAGAAGATTGAAGGTCAATATTACATGGAACCAGAATGGAACCATCAGCTATAGACAGATACGTAAATATACATTTGATCCAGAAATGTCTGCTGGAAATGAAACAGATTTGATTACCACCATCAATCCAGTAGTTGCT CTGATTGCTCAGAAAATGAAATGGATGCCATCAGACATcaagaaatatttttctaaCCTCTTGAATGTGACAAATGAAGAAATGTTTATGACCAGGCCAGTCAAGGAACTGTTGTGGGGTTATGATGACCCTGCCCTTATCAGGATAAAATTCTTGAGACGCTTTTTCTTAGACAAGACTTTTATAGGATATTATACACAG AGAAATTACTCAGATGATGGTGTCTACACAATATACACTGGAGCTACTGACATTCAATTGCTGGGACTGATAACCAGATATAATGGACAAAG TGCACTTGATATTTGGTCTACACCATGGGCTAATATGATCAATGGAACAG ATGGTCTGTGGAGTCCTCCAGCTAACCCAAACAAGCAAGAAGTTTCCATGTTTAATTCTGACATATGCAG GTCAGAAAGATTCTATTACACAAAGAAAGTCACAATATGTCAAAACATCAATCTTCGTCGATTCGAATATAAAAAATTTGACTTCCTGAATGCCGTTCATAATAGAGACAACCTTGGTTTTTGTGTTCCGCAAACTCATTGCCTGCCAAGTGGTCTGTTGAACGTAACCAACTGTCCGAGGTCAG GTAATGGTTTTTCGATGCCTGTAATAGAGTCCTTGCCGCACTTCCTGTATGCTACACCTAAAACCATTGACAGTGTTGTGGGTCTAAATCCTAATGAGGCTGAACATACTTCTTATGTTGATATTGAGCCT TGGactggattttttttacaaacctcaAAGAAACTACAGATCAATATCTTTACAGAGCAAGTATCAGACTTTAA acAGACCGATGGCATTAAGACAAGCTATTTCCCCATTTTCTGGCTGAATGAG AAAACTGCTATAAATGAGATCCATGCTGGCATGTTGACAGAATCACTCTTTACTCCCATAGAGAAAGCTGAGAAGTTGAAAGAGAAACTCTTGATGATTAAATACCTACTCATGTCTCTAAGTAGTTTCCTTATTCTCTTAACTGTAGCTGTTTGGGTCTTGGACTCATTT ATATGTCACCATGGAAAAAAGGATAATATTCACCATGAGGACCCATCAACGCCCTGTCTCAAAACTAGTAGCATTACCTATAACAAGGTAAAAGTCTTGAGTGATGGCTATCAGAGATTGACCACATGA